The following proteins come from a genomic window of Trifolium pratense cultivar HEN17-A07 linkage group LG4, ARS_RC_1.1, whole genome shotgun sequence:
- the LOC123923264 gene encoding pectinesterase inhibitor 4-like, translated as MALQLHTLIECSISHHNLFKIIFYFLFISTLIHSTTSTSNCTKDSTSTIYKKFLKTQCNSTTYPNVCYKSLSPYTSKIKTNSLTLTKISIYLALKSARSASMTLKRLSSKKLTHAETLVIADCSENVEDTVDSLEDSADGLVHLNGTTTSDERFQWDTIKTWMSAAITNEGTCTDEFDEMEVRSSIKKMIKTSVGNLLFMTSNALAFVNRLSF; from the coding sequence atggcattGCAATTGCATACTCTTATTGAATGTTCAATAAGTCACCATAATctcttcaaaataattttttactttctaTTCATCTCAACTCTTATTCACTCTACAACATCTACATCCAATTGCACCAAAGATTCCACTTCAACAATTTACAAAAAGTTTTTAAAGACTCAATGTAATTCAACCACATACCCAAATGTTTGCTACAAGTCACTTTCTCCATACAcatcaaaaatcaaaacaaactctTTAACACTCACCaaaatatctatctatctagCCCTAAAATCAGCAAGAAGTGCATCAATGACATTGAAAAGACTAAGTTCTAAGAAGCTAACACATGCCGAAACATTGGTCATTGCCGATTGTAGCGAAAATGTTGAAGACACGGTGGATTCACTTGAAGATTCGGCCGATGGACTTGTGCATTTGAATGGTACTACAACTAGTGATGAAAGGTTTCAATGGGATACTATAAAGACATGGATGAGTGCAGCTATAACTAATGAGGGAACATGTACGGATGAATTTGATGAAATGGAAGTGAGGTCTTCAATAAAGAAAATGATCAAAACAAGTGTTGGTAATCTTCTTTTCATGACTAGCAATGCTTTGGCTTTTGTAAACAGGCTTTCCTTCTAG
- the LOC123921708 gene encoding 21 kDa protein-like, translating into MEAISSKILLIIFSFGLIIHSIQANERPYQQSNKLFIRNTLFIRNSCRSTSYPRLCYVSLLKHAHFIQTNHMLLTGASLNVTLAAAKSTSALISTLAKSHGLKPREVAAMKDCVEVLSDSLDELRRSINEMSHIRASNFELTISDVQTWVSAALTDQSTCTDGFEEINSKGNIKTIVRRIIVQVAQMTSNALALINKLATSK; encoded by the coding sequence atggaagCAATTTCTTCAAAGATCCTTCTCATAATTTTTTCCTTTGGTTTAATCATACACTCTATCCAAGCAAATGAAAGACCATACCAACAATCCAACAAATTATTCATTAGAAATACATTATTCATTAGAAATTCTTGTCGCTCCACATCTTATCCAAGACTATGCTATGTCTCCCTATTGAAGCATGCTCATTTCATTCAAACAAATCACATGCTTTTAACGGGCGCGTCTCTAAATGTGACTCTTGCAGCGGCGAAATCAACTTCGGCTTTGATATCAACGCTCGCTAAAAGCCATGGGTTGAAGCCAAGAGAGGTTGCGGCTATGAAGGATTGTGTTGAAGTGCTAAGTGATTCTTTAGATGAACTCCGAAGGTCTATCAATGAAATGAGTCATATTAGGGCTTCAAATTTTGAGCTAACGATAAGCGATGTACAAACTTGGGTTAGTGCTGCTTTGACGGATCAGAGCACTTGTACCGACGGATTCGAAGAGATCAATTCCAAGGGCAATATTAAGACAATAGTGAGAAGGATAATTGTACAAGTAGCTCAAATGACTAGCAATGCTTTGGCTTTGATAAATAAACTTGCCACTTCTAAATAA